From a single Vibrio toranzoniae genomic region:
- a CDS encoding c-type cytochrome, which translates to MKKLALILSLLASCSVWAQGSIEAGKAKSQTCVACHGADGNSLITQYPKLAGQHEKYLIKQLKELKLGMTSGGKQGRYEPVMGAMAMPLSEEDMADLAAYYASLPISNNSTPENVVDEGKVLYTAGDSERGLTACTACHGPRGNGTELSGFPKISGQHADYIKAQLEKFRDDSRNNDMNAMMRDVAKKLTDADIDTLSKYVGGLH; encoded by the coding sequence ATGAAGAAATTAGCGCTAATTTTGAGTCTTTTAGCCAGCTGCTCAGTATGGGCTCAAGGTAGTATTGAAGCTGGTAAAGCCAAATCACAAACATGTGTCGCCTGCCATGGTGCTGACGGCAACAGTCTGATCACCCAGTACCCTAAACTGGCTGGTCAACATGAGAAGTACCTAATAAAGCAGTTAAAAGAGCTTAAGTTAGGTATGACGAGTGGTGGTAAACAAGGTCGTTATGAACCTGTAATGGGTGCAATGGCGATGCCTTTATCTGAAGAAGATATGGCTGACCTAGCGGCATACTACGCCTCTCTCCCTATCTCTAATAACTCTACTCCTGAAAATGTTGTAGATGAAGGTAAGGTTCTTTACACGGCGGGTGACTCAGAACGCGGCCTAACAGCGTGTACTGCTTGTCATGGCCCTCGTGGTAACGGCACCGAACTTTCTGGTTTCCCTAAAATTTCAGGCCAACACGCAGATTACATCAAGGCTCAACTTGAGAAATTCCGCGATGATAGCCGTAATAACGACATGAATGCGATGATGCGTGATGTAGCTAAAAAGTTAACAGACGCAGACATTGATACCTTATCGAAGTACGTTGGTGGTCTACACTAA
- a CDS encoding class I SAM-dependent methyltransferase, which yields MYTCPLCHHQGVNHYFEDKRRAYLQCQQCELVFVKPEQRLEAKEEKAHYDLHENDPSDEGYRRFLSRIADPLTDKISSNSQGLDFGCGPGPTLSIMLEEAGHSVELYDIYYHPEPSVLEKTYDFVTATEVIEHLYHPDKVWQQWLNLVKPKGWIGLMTKLVIDVDAFAGWHYKNDPTHVVFFSRQTFQFLAERDKLELEFFGNDVILLRKVQ from the coding sequence ATGTATACTTGTCCCTTATGCCATCACCAAGGCGTGAATCACTATTTTGAAGACAAACGCAGAGCCTATCTGCAGTGTCAGCAATGTGAACTGGTATTTGTTAAACCTGAACAAAGGTTAGAAGCAAAAGAAGAGAAAGCACACTATGATCTCCATGAGAACGATCCTAGTGATGAAGGTTATCGCCGCTTTCTATCTCGCATCGCGGATCCACTAACAGACAAAATTTCATCTAACTCACAAGGGTTGGATTTTGGTTGTGGCCCGGGCCCTACGCTATCTATTATGTTAGAAGAAGCCGGACACAGCGTGGAGTTGTACGATATCTATTACCACCCAGAGCCCTCTGTGTTGGAAAAAACGTATGACTTTGTGACTGCCACGGAGGTGATTGAACATCTTTATCATCCAGACAAGGTGTGGCAGCAATGGTTGAATTTAGTTAAACCTAAAGGCTGGATTGGTCTTATGACTAAGCTAGTAATAGACGTAGATGCGTTTGCTGGTTGGCACTACAAGAATGACCCGACACATGTCGTCTTCTTTAGTCGTCAAACATTCCAGTTTTTGGCAGAGCGGGATAAGCTCGAACTAGAATTTTTTGGAAATGATGTAATTTTACTGAGGAAAGTGCAGTAA
- the yihI gene encoding Der GTPase-activating protein YihI has translation MGRSKKSRKPGALGAPEPMVTRNRSESDVEGRERKRVKKRKGLKSGSRHSDGSEAKQRKAAQDRDPRLGSKKKIPLIVEPAKKPTKQERKLSNEQELEMLENDAQLNTLLDRIENGENLGAGLQKFVDEKLDRIEHLMGRLGLLEPEDDEEEIFEETAVESKKKKTNSDEDLLSQFEDIDLDSFKG, from the coding sequence ATGGGTCGTAGTAAGAAATCAAGAAAGCCGGGCGCACTTGGCGCTCCGGAACCTATGGTTACTCGTAACCGTAGTGAATCTGATGTTGAAGGTCGTGAGCGTAAGCGTGTTAAAAAGCGCAAAGGTCTTAAGTCTGGCAGCCGCCATTCAGATGGTAGCGAAGCAAAACAGCGTAAAGCTGCACAAGATCGCGATCCACGTTTAGGCAGCAAGAAAAAAATCCCACTGATTGTTGAACCAGCGAAGAAGCCGACGAAACAAGAGCGTAAGCTATCTAACGAACAAGAGTTAGAGATGCTTGAGAACGATGCTCAACTGAACACACTGTTGGATCGTATCGAAAATGGTGAAAACCTAGGTGCAGGTCTACAGAAGTTTGTTGATGAGAAGCTTGATCGTATCGAACACCTGATGGGCCGCTTAGGTCTGTTAGAGCCAGAAGACGATGAAGAAGAGATCTTCGAAGAAACAGCCGTTGAATCGAAGAAGAAGAAAACAAACTCTGATGAAGACTTGTTATCTCAATTTGAAGACATCGACTTAGACAGCTTTAAAGGTTAA
- a CDS encoding DUF2489 domain-containing protein → MNVTLLAIAGGMIILGLGSYAGYLLLQVKKQTELQKQHQALAIEKRNATIYDNVNTLCLAGIQGQCDLPEISIRVCIIMDNVQGDERVDFDSEYPALSELYHIVKDMARGEARQELTKKERMQQNLTRHKAETRLNDAVIEDLKRLQEKVKPLNNQINIQMI, encoded by the coding sequence ATGAACGTAACCTTATTAGCAATTGCTGGTGGAATGATCATTCTCGGCTTGGGCTCTTACGCAGGTTACCTTCTACTTCAAGTGAAGAAGCAGACGGAGTTGCAAAAGCAGCATCAAGCACTCGCCATTGAAAAACGTAACGCAACGATTTACGACAACGTAAATACCTTGTGTTTAGCGGGTATCCAAGGCCAGTGTGATTTACCTGAGATCAGTATCCGAGTGTGTATCATAATGGATAATGTTCAGGGTGATGAGCGTGTCGATTTTGATTCGGAATATCCTGCTCTTTCTGAGCTGTACCATATCGTTAAAGATATGGCGCGAGGAGAGGCAAGACAAGAACTGACGAAAAAAGAACGCATGCAGCAGAATCTCACACGCCACAAGGCAGAGACTCGCTTGAATGATGCGGTTATCGAAGATTTGAAAAGGTTGCAGGAGAAGGTCAAGCCTCTCAACAACCAAATTAACATTCAGATGATCTAG
- the hemN gene encoding oxygen-independent coproporphyrinogen III oxidase — protein sequence MSSKPVTTNQQIVWDQEILNKYNYSGPRYTSYPTALEFHEAFTVADYDMACTQYPERPLSLYVHIPFCHKLCYYCGCNKVITRHSHKADEYLDVIEHEIRQRASLLNGREVTQLHFGGGTPTFLTKIQITRLMMILRDEFNFTADAEISIEVDPREIELDVLDHLRNEGFNRLSIGVQDFNKEVQKLVNREQDEAFIIAMVQRAKELGFRSTNLDLIYGLPKQTQALFAETLKQVLEMKPGRLSVFNYAHMPQLFAAQRKIKDEDLPEAKEKMAILQDTIETLTGAGYQFIGMDHFALPEDELAVAQREGILHRNFQGYTTQGECDLIGFGVSAISMVGDAYAQNQKELKKYYAQVNDLRHALWKGVVLDDDDLLRREVIKQLICNFKLDKTTIESEFSVNFNRYFKEDLALLQTFINDGLIEVDNKEIRVTLRGRLLIRNICMCFDKYLRAKARQQQFSRVI from the coding sequence ATGTCGAGCAAGCCAGTAACAACGAATCAGCAAATCGTTTGGGATCAAGAAATCTTAAACAAGTACAACTATTCGGGACCTCGTTACACCTCATACCCAACAGCGTTGGAGTTTCATGAAGCGTTTACCGTCGCTGATTACGACATGGCGTGTACTCAATACCCAGAGCGTCCCCTTTCTCTTTACGTGCACATCCCATTTTGTCACAAACTTTGTTACTACTGTGGTTGTAACAAGGTCATTACTCGTCACTCGCATAAAGCGGATGAGTACCTTGATGTGATTGAGCATGAAATTCGCCAACGCGCTTCTTTATTGAATGGCCGTGAAGTGACGCAATTGCATTTCGGTGGCGGTACGCCAACGTTCTTGACCAAAATACAAATCACTCGCTTGATGATGATTCTGCGTGATGAGTTTAACTTCACTGCGGATGCTGAAATCAGTATCGAAGTTGACCCACGTGAAATCGAACTAGACGTTCTCGATCACCTACGTAACGAAGGCTTCAACCGCCTGAGTATTGGCGTGCAAGACTTTAACAAAGAAGTCCAAAAGCTGGTCAACCGTGAGCAAGACGAAGCGTTCATCATCGCGATGGTTCAACGTGCTAAAGAGTTGGGTTTCCGCTCAACCAACCTAGATTTGATCTACGGCTTACCGAAGCAGACTCAAGCTTTGTTCGCTGAAACACTGAAGCAAGTGCTTGAAATGAAACCGGGTCGTTTATCGGTATTTAACTACGCACACATGCCGCAGCTGTTTGCTGCGCAGCGTAAGATTAAAGACGAAGACCTGCCAGAAGCAAAAGAGAAAATGGCGATTCTTCAAGATACCATCGAGACCTTAACGGGGGCGGGTTACCAGTTCATCGGCATGGATCACTTTGCACTACCTGAAGACGAGCTAGCAGTCGCGCAGCGTGAAGGTATTCTGCATCGGAATTTCCAAGGCTACACCACTCAGGGTGAATGTGATCTGATTGGTTTTGGTGTATCGGCTATCTCTATGGTAGGCGATGCTTATGCACAAAACCAAAAAGAGTTGAAGAAGTATTACGCTCAGGTCAATGACTTGCGTCATGCCCTTTGGAAAGGGGTAGTACTAGACGATGATGATCTGCTGCGTCGTGAGGTGATTAAGCAGCTTATCTGTAACTTTAAGCTTGATAAAACCACGATTGAATCTGAGTTCTCAGTTAACTTTAATCGCTACTTCAAAGAAGACTTAGCGCTTCTACAAACCTTCATTAATGATGGGTTAATTGAAGTCGATAACAAGGAAATCCGCGTGACTCTGCGTGGCCGTTTGTTGATTCGTAATATCTGTATGTGTTTTGATAAATACCTGCGCGCTAAGGCTCGTCAACAGCAATTCTCTCGCGTTATCTAA
- a CDS encoding bifunctional diguanylate cyclase/phosphodiesterase, whose protein sequence is MSLKTQITLRTAVVLPFVMIFLFTMGVMVFTQKQNYEETVSDLSARQLTSLTDNVHQSLTEFLEKPFHANLSLSHNIGYHHLYQAGDLSKVQDYILYKFSNHFTTVPQLDVIGFGSENGNYVGFRKEANNGYTLMVQDDRTQNQLVIYRGRQISDDIRSVISGYDPRVRPWYTPVANQKKASWSPIYTNADERQEITLSALAPIYDGNEFKAVIVSDIKLNTFNVFLNNLKYKTDASVYVIDQQQRLVAHSGGGKVVSKRTDKSHTSQRLLATESDNPIIRESASYVNQFHLIENRQIQRFDFTLNGERYFNQITPYEDEHGITWFIGMSIPETNLLGALPENQRNSWLLGLTLSCIGVIAGLIAFNRVTQPITSTADAAKGLATGDWDSSMPKPGNIYETSMLVEAFNEMTNNLKASFEQLQAQLTYDSLTKLYSREGFIDAIQKKTKTEKGTLYLVGIDRFRDINDSLGHYNGDQLLIIAAARLRGTLPSEYLLARTGGDEFAIYAPDVLQEGGVHQIANRLLQTFAAPFAMESENVVINVSIGVVHVSGTKDITLWLRNSSIALSNAKQDKTRVSIYSPEMGNASRHRTQMLTRINRAIEQQQFEPFYQPIIDLESGSPIGAEALARWVTKEGVISPLEFIPLAEDTGLIYDIGKQILHKSCRDTAIAIELGKWDEDFSLHVNLSVDQLTENGFIDLVKNTLSDTKLPAKNLTLEITESRIIDNDPTIIDNMLTLKALGISIAIDDFGTGYSSLAYLQKLPFDCLKIDRSFVSKLDQENLDSSIVAAIVNITKGFKVSLVAEGVETQQQAELLKQLQCPLAQGFLYSRPVPFDQWPSNITNHNSK, encoded by the coding sequence ATGTCTTTGAAAACACAAATTACATTGAGAACCGCAGTGGTTCTGCCATTCGTGATGATTTTTCTGTTCACTATGGGCGTAATGGTTTTCACTCAAAAGCAGAACTATGAAGAAACGGTGAGTGATCTTAGTGCACGCCAACTAACATCACTCACTGATAACGTTCATCAAAGCCTCACAGAATTTTTAGAAAAGCCGTTTCACGCTAACCTTTCACTCAGTCACAACATTGGTTATCACCACCTTTACCAAGCAGGTGACCTCAGTAAGGTCCAAGACTACATTCTTTATAAGTTTTCGAATCATTTTACGACTGTGCCTCAACTCGATGTGATCGGCTTTGGCTCTGAAAACGGTAATTATGTGGGTTTCCGTAAAGAAGCGAATAATGGCTACACCTTGATGGTGCAAGATGATCGCACTCAAAATCAACTCGTGATCTATCGTGGTCGCCAGATCAGTGACGATATACGTTCAGTCATTTCGGGATATGACCCAAGAGTTCGTCCTTGGTATACGCCTGTGGCTAACCAGAAAAAAGCCTCGTGGTCTCCGATTTACACTAATGCTGATGAACGCCAAGAGATCACCTTATCTGCCCTCGCCCCTATCTATGACGGCAACGAATTTAAAGCGGTTATCGTCAGTGACATCAAGCTCAATACCTTTAACGTATTCTTGAATAATTTAAAATACAAAACCGATGCCTCTGTCTACGTCATTGACCAACAGCAGCGCTTGGTTGCGCACTCCGGAGGAGGCAAGGTTGTCTCCAAAAGGACGGATAAAAGCCACACAAGCCAGCGCTTGTTGGCAACAGAGAGTGACAACCCAATAATACGAGAGAGCGCCAGCTACGTTAACCAATTCCATTTGATTGAAAACAGGCAAATACAACGTTTCGACTTTACTCTGAATGGCGAGCGATACTTCAACCAGATAACGCCTTACGAGGATGAGCATGGCATCACATGGTTTATTGGTATGTCGATCCCTGAAACCAACCTACTCGGTGCATTACCAGAAAACCAAAGAAACAGTTGGTTACTTGGACTAACGCTGAGTTGCATTGGTGTCATCGCCGGATTAATTGCTTTTAATCGAGTGACCCAACCCATCACCTCCACCGCAGATGCAGCAAAAGGTCTAGCGACTGGCGATTGGGACAGCAGCATGCCGAAACCAGGTAATATCTACGAAACTAGCATGTTGGTAGAAGCCTTTAATGAAATGACTAACAACTTAAAGGCTTCTTTTGAACAATTACAGGCTCAACTTACCTATGACTCACTAACCAAATTGTATAGCCGAGAGGGTTTTATCGATGCTATACAGAAAAAGACAAAAACCGAGAAAGGCACACTGTATTTAGTTGGTATTGATCGCTTTCGCGACATTAATGACAGCCTAGGCCATTACAATGGCGACCAACTGCTTATCATCGCAGCCGCTCGTTTGAGAGGTACGCTACCCTCTGAGTATCTATTGGCACGTACTGGTGGTGATGAATTTGCGATTTACGCGCCTGACGTTCTCCAAGAGGGGGGTGTTCATCAGATCGCTAACCGCTTACTCCAAACCTTTGCGGCTCCATTCGCCATGGAATCCGAGAATGTCGTGATCAATGTCTCTATCGGTGTCGTTCATGTTTCCGGCACTAAAGATATTACATTGTGGCTGCGTAACAGCAGTATTGCCTTGAGTAATGCCAAGCAAGACAAGACTCGCGTCAGTATATACAGCCCAGAGATGGGCAACGCTTCTAGGCATCGAACCCAGATGCTAACACGCATCAATCGAGCAATTGAGCAACAACAGTTCGAGCCTTTCTATCAACCAATCATCGACCTTGAATCTGGCTCCCCTATAGGTGCAGAGGCTCTGGCACGATGGGTAACGAAAGAGGGCGTCATTTCACCACTTGAATTCATTCCGCTTGCCGAAGATACAGGGCTTATCTACGATATCGGCAAACAAATACTACACAAGTCCTGTCGAGATACCGCCATCGCCATTGAGTTAGGAAAATGGGACGAAGACTTCTCTCTGCACGTTAACCTTTCTGTCGACCAACTCACCGAAAACGGTTTCATTGACTTGGTTAAAAACACTTTGTCTGACACCAAGTTACCGGCTAAAAACCTCACATTAGAGATCACCGAGTCACGCATCATCGACAATGATCCAACGATCATCGACAACATGCTAACGCTGAAAGCATTGGGTATCTCAATTGCGATTGATGATTTTGGTACCGGCTACTCATCGCTTGCTTACTTGCAAAAACTGCCATTTGATTGCCTTAAAATCGATCGCAGCTTTGTTAGCAAACTCGATCAAGAGAACCTAGACAGTTCTATCGTCGCGGCCATCGTCAATATTACCAAGGGCTTCAAGGTGAGTTTAGTAGCAGAAGGGGTTGAAACTCAGCAACAGGCTGAACTACTCAAGCAGCTACAGTGTCCACTTGCTCAAGGGTTCTTGTACAGTCGCCCAGTTCCTTTTGATCAGTGGCCTAGCAACATCACGAATCACAACAGTAAATAA
- the glnG gene encoding nitrogen regulation protein NR(I), translating to MSKGYVWVVDDDSSIRWVVEKTLSSADIKCETFADAESVLLALERETPDVLVSDIRMPGIDGIELLHQVHQRSPDLPVIIMTAHSDLDAAVNAYQKGAFEYLPKPFDIDETLTLVERAIAHSQEQKREQASEVVEETNAPEIIGEAPAMQEVFRAIGRLSRSSISVLINGESGTGKELVAHALHRHSPRAKNPFIALNMAAIPKDLIESELFGHEKGAFTGANSVRQGRFEQANGGTLFLDEIGDMPLDIQTRLLRVLSDGQFYRVGGHSAVKVDVRIVAATHQDLERLVHEGGFREDLFHRLNVIRIHIPALRERKQDIEKLTHHFLASAAEELGVEVKTLHPETVLKLNQLNWPGNVRQLENICRWLTVMASGSEILPSDLPPELLEEKTVTTSGSGDNWQQLLANWAKCALDSGEKELLTYALPEFERILLEAALKHTNGHKQDAAKVLGWGRNTLTRKLKELY from the coding sequence ATGAGTAAGGGATACGTTTGGGTCGTCGATGACGACAGTTCTATACGCTGGGTCGTAGAGAAAACACTGTCATCTGCGGATATTAAGTGTGAAACATTTGCTGATGCAGAGAGCGTATTACTCGCTCTTGAGCGCGAAACACCAGACGTTCTGGTGTCTGATATTCGAATGCCCGGCATTGACGGGATTGAGCTGTTACATCAAGTGCATCAACGCTCTCCCGATTTGCCAGTGATCATCATGACCGCACACTCCGACCTTGATGCTGCGGTAAACGCTTATCAGAAAGGCGCTTTTGAGTATCTGCCTAAGCCGTTTGATATCGATGAAACACTTACTTTGGTAGAGCGAGCCATCGCACACAGCCAAGAACAGAAGCGAGAACAAGCCAGCGAAGTGGTCGAAGAGACTAACGCACCCGAAATCATCGGTGAAGCACCGGCGATGCAGGAAGTTTTCCGTGCCATAGGGCGACTATCGCGTTCATCTATTTCTGTTCTCATCAATGGTGAATCGGGTACTGGTAAAGAATTAGTGGCTCATGCCTTACACCGCCACAGCCCTAGAGCAAAGAATCCCTTTATCGCTCTTAACATGGCCGCAATCCCCAAAGACCTAATCGAATCGGAGCTATTTGGTCATGAGAAAGGTGCCTTTACTGGCGCAAATAGCGTTCGCCAAGGACGTTTTGAGCAGGCTAACGGTGGCACGCTATTTCTTGATGAAATTGGTGATATGCCACTCGACATTCAAACTCGCTTACTGCGTGTACTTTCTGATGGTCAGTTTTATCGCGTGGGTGGCCACTCTGCGGTTAAGGTCGACGTTCGTATCGTAGCGGCAACCCACCAAGATCTTGAACGATTAGTGCATGAAGGTGGCTTCCGTGAAGACCTTTTCCACCGACTCAATGTTATTCGAATTCATATCCCTGCACTGCGCGAACGTAAGCAAGACATAGAAAAGCTCACTCATCACTTCCTAGCTTCAGCCGCTGAAGAGCTCGGGGTTGAAGTGAAGACACTGCATCCTGAGACGGTTTTAAAACTGAATCAGCTGAATTGGCCCGGTAATGTTCGTCAGCTTGAAAACATTTGCCGTTGGCTCACCGTCATGGCCAGCGGTAGTGAAATACTCCCTTCAGATCTGCCACCGGAGCTGTTGGAAGAGAAAACAGTGACCACTTCAGGATCTGGAGATAACTGGCAACAACTGCTCGCTAATTGGGCAAAATGTGCACTTGATTCAGGAGAAAAAGAATTACTCACTTATGCTCTTCCTGAGTTTGAACGGATACTGCTGGAGGCTGCACTCAAACATACCAATGGTCACAAACAGGACGCAGCCAAAGTGTTGGGATGGGGGAGAAACACCCTAACTCGTAAACTCAAAGAACTGTACTAA
- the glnL gene encoding nitrogen regulation protein NR(II): MNRSAKSDSIDTHHLSSAILDNMVTSTLMLDEQLYVRYANPAAEQLFSQSARRIVDHPLSQLIQHASLDLALLTQPLQSGQSITDSDVTFVVDNRPLMLEVTVSPISWQRETLLLVEMRKIDQQRRLSQELNQHAQQQAAKLLVRGLAHEIKNPLGGLRGAAQLLGKMLPDQSLNEYTQIIIEQADRLRALVDRLLGPQKPGTKSEENLHQILEKVRQLVELESGSTLAIERDYDPSLPDILMDSAQVEQAMLNIVSNAAQILKAQESGKITIRTRTVHQANIHGQRHKLAARIEISDNGPGIPDELKDTLFYPMVSGREGGTGLGLSISQNLIDQHNGKIDVESWPGNTTFTIYLPI, encoded by the coding sequence GTGAATCGATCAGCCAAAAGCGACAGTATAGATACACATCATCTTTCCAGCGCCATTCTCGACAATATGGTGACCTCGACATTGATGCTCGATGAGCAACTCTATGTCCGATACGCCAATCCGGCGGCTGAACAGCTCTTTTCACAGAGCGCACGACGCATCGTTGATCACCCATTGAGCCAACTTATCCAGCACGCCTCTCTTGATTTGGCATTGCTAACCCAACCGCTGCAAAGCGGCCAGAGTATTACCGACAGCGACGTTACCTTTGTCGTAGACAACCGCCCATTAATGCTTGAGGTAACGGTGAGCCCAATCTCTTGGCAGCGTGAGACGTTGCTATTGGTTGAGATGCGTAAGATAGACCAACAACGACGACTCAGCCAAGAGCTCAACCAACACGCGCAACAACAAGCGGCTAAGTTACTGGTGCGCGGGTTAGCGCATGAAATTAAGAACCCTTTAGGTGGTTTGCGAGGAGCCGCACAGCTGCTTGGAAAGATGCTCCCTGATCAATCTCTGAATGAGTATACGCAGATCATTATTGAGCAAGCCGACCGCTTACGTGCTTTAGTCGACCGCCTGCTTGGCCCTCAAAAGCCGGGAACTAAGTCAGAAGAGAACCTTCACCAGATTCTAGAGAAAGTCAGGCAGTTGGTAGAGCTCGAATCGGGTTCAACGCTCGCAATCGAAAGGGATTACGACCCTAGCCTACCGGACATCTTGATGGATTCGGCACAAGTTGAACAAGCTATGCTCAATATCGTGAGTAATGCGGCACAGATTTTAAAAGCCCAGGAATCAGGGAAAATCACCATTCGCACCAGAACAGTGCATCAAGCAAACATTCATGGGCAGCGACATAAGCTCGCTGCTCGCATTGAGATCAGCGATAACGGCCCGGGCATTCCCGACGAGTTAAAAGACACCCTGTTTTACCCCATGGTCAGCGGACGAGAGGGTGGCACAGGGCTTGGGTTATCGATATCTCAAAACCTCATCGATCAGCACAATGGAAAAATTGATGTTGAGAGCTGGCCGGGTAACACCACATTCACGATTTATTTGCCGATATAG
- a CDS encoding DUF4124 domain-containing protein — protein MKNILFLIGLTVALSCTAQTVYTWVDEDGVLHFSDTPTGQSAKSLHLPDVQASAPAPKFESSTPVDAAASSTTKTATPAQTQPKTTEREAPTQLTLTMLNPVHDQTIRSNLGLIPVQIDLNRKLGIGEQLQLMLDGRRYGAPQTQANWQLKDIERGTHTIAIQAHRSGKLIASTSPVTVYLHRATIK, from the coding sequence ATGAAAAATATACTGTTCCTAATCGGGTTAACCGTCGCACTCTCATGCACTGCTCAAACGGTATATACTTGGGTAGATGAAGATGGTGTACTCCACTTTAGTGATACTCCTACCGGTCAAAGTGCCAAGTCCCTGCACTTACCTGACGTACAAGCTTCTGCGCCCGCACCTAAATTTGAGAGCTCGACCCCCGTTGACGCTGCAGCTTCATCTACAACTAAAACGGCAACGCCAGCTCAAACTCAACCAAAAACTACAGAACGCGAGGCACCAACTCAATTAACACTCACCATGCTAAATCCAGTTCATGATCAAACCATCCGTAGCAACCTCGGCTTAATCCCTGTTCAGATAGATCTTAACCGCAAACTCGGTATTGGAGAGCAGTTGCAATTGATGCTCGATGGACGCCGCTATGGCGCCCCGCAGACCCAAGCGAATTGGCAACTCAAAGACATAGAGCGAGGCACACACACCATTGCCATTCAAGCACATAGAAGCGGCAAGCTTATTGCATCTACTAGTCCAGTCACCGTGTATTTACATCGAGCGACGATCAAGTAG